In Capsicum annuum cultivar UCD-10X-F1 chromosome 7, UCD10Xv1.1, whole genome shotgun sequence, one genomic interval encodes:
- the LOC107854233 gene encoding eukaryotic peptide chain release factor subunit 1-3, producing the protein MADSHDNDKNIEIWKIKKLIKALEAARGNGTSMISLIMPPRDQVSRVTKMLGDEFGTASNIKSRVNRQSVLGAITSAQQRLKLYNKVPPNGLVLYTGTIITEDGKEKKVTIDFEPFRPINASLYLCDNKFHTEALNELLESDDKFGFIVMDGNGTLFGTLSGNTREVLHKFSVDLPKKHGRGGQSALRFARLRMEKRHNYVRKTAELATQFYINPATSQPNVSGLILAGSADFKTELSQSDMFDPRLQAKILNVVDVSYGGENGFNQAIELSAEILANVKFIQEKKLIGKYFEEISQDTGKYVFGVDDTLKVLEMGAIETLIVWENLDINRYVLKNTTTGETIIKHLNKEQDTVQSNFRDPETNAELEIQEKLPLLEWFANEYRRFGCSLEFVTNKSQEGSQFCRGFGGIGGILRYQLDVRAFDDLSDDGEVYEDSE; encoded by the coding sequence ATGGCTGACAGTCATGATAACGATAAGAATATCGAGATCTGGAAGATCAAGAAACTTATAAAGGCACTTGAAGCTGCTCGAGGCAATGGTACCAGCATGATTTCTCTAATCATGCCTCCACGGGATCAAGTATCTAGGGTCACTAAGATGCTTGGAGATGAGTTCGGAACTGCATCGAACATCAAAAGTAGAGTGAATCGTCAATCTGTGCTTGGTGCAATCACATCTGCTCAACAGAGGCTTAAACTCTACAACAAGGTTCCTCCAAACGGGCTTGTGCTTTATACCGGAACAATCATCACTGAGGATGGAAAAGAGAAGAAGGTTACAATTGATTTTGAGCCCTTCAGGCCCATTAATGCATCTCTATATCTTTGTGATAACAAATTCCACACAGAAGCCCTAAATGAACTTTTGGAATCTGATGACAAGTTCGGGTTTATTGTGATGGATGGGAATGGAACACTTTTTGGGACATTGAGTGGCAATACCAGGGAGGTCCTTCACAAGTTTAGTGTTGATTTGCCCAAAAAACATGGAAGGGGAGGACAGTCTGCTCTGCGTTTTGCTCGTCTTCGGATGGAGAAACGTCACAACTATGTGAGAAAAACAGCGGAGCTTGCAACCCAGTTTTACATTAATCCTGCTACTAGCCAGCCCAATGTTTCAGGCCTGATACTAGCTGGATCAGCTGACTTTAAGACAGAACTTAGCCAGTCTGACATGTTTGATCCTCGTCTTCAGGCAAAGATTTTAAATGTGGTCGATGTTTCTTACGGAGGGGAGAATGGTTTCAACCAAGCAATTGAGCTTTCCGCTGAGATATTGGCTAATGTGAAATTTATACAAGAGAAGAAATTGATAGGCAAGTATTTTGAGGAGATCAGTCAGGACACCGGGAAGTATGTTTTTGGGGTTGATGATACTTTGAAAGTTCTAGAAATGGGTGCTATTGAGACCCTTATTGTGTGGGAAAACCTGGACATTAATAGGTACGTATTGAAAAATACCACAACTGGGGAAACAATCATCAAGCACTTGAACAAGGAGCAAGACACTGTCCAAAGTAACTTCCGTGATCCTGAAACAAATGCTGAATTAGAGATTCAGGAAAAATTGCCACTACTTGAGTGGTTTGCGAATGAGTACAGGAGATTTGGTTGTAGTCTGGAGTTCGTTACCAACAAATCACAAGAAGGGTCTCAGTTTTGCCGTGGTTTTGGTGGCATCGGAGGAATTCTCCGTTACCAGCTTGATGTTCGAGCTTTTGATGACCTTTCTGATGATGGTGAAGTTTACGAAGACTCTGAATAG